One stretch of Leptolyngbya sp. CCY15150 DNA includes these proteins:
- the grpE gene encoding nucleotide exchange factor GrpE encodes MGDEEKQVDNGSDTIINPSDGDQEYDIPVVTSIDDLPDEMDSDSSPSESLNPDIASSDEAIGVEDAPGGDRTASEHAAIQAYESKIAALAQEVESLKAHIEDRNLQYVRLGADFENFRKRTSKEREEQEERVKCSTVTELLPVVDNFERARSQIKPQTDAEMGIHKSYQGVYKQLVDCLKRLGVAPMRAEGVPFDPNLHNAVMREQTDAYEEGIVMEELMRGYQLGERVLRHAMVKVAAAPDPVIPSDENSEAQGEQE; translated from the coding sequence ATGGGCGACGAAGAGAAGCAAGTTGACAACGGATCAGACACAATCATCAACCCCTCCGATGGCGATCAGGAGTATGACATTCCTGTCGTCACGAGTATTGATGATTTGCCCGACGAGATGGACAGTGATTCTTCACCCTCAGAATCTCTAAACCCAGATATAGCTTCCTCCGATGAGGCTATTGGCGTAGAAGATGCTCCAGGGGGCGATCGCACTGCCAGTGAACATGCAGCTATTCAAGCGTATGAGTCTAAAATTGCCGCCCTCGCCCAAGAGGTAGAGTCATTGAAGGCACATATTGAAGATCGCAATCTTCAATATGTGCGATTGGGTGCAGATTTTGAGAACTTCCGTAAGCGCACCAGCAAGGAACGGGAGGAACAGGAAGAACGGGTGAAATGCTCTACAGTAACCGAGTTGCTGCCTGTGGTTGACAACTTTGAGCGGGCGCGATCGCAAATTAAACCCCAGACGGATGCCGAAATGGGGATTCATAAGAGTTACCAAGGGGTATACAAGCAACTCGTCGATTGCCTGAAGCGGCTTGGGGTAGCGCCCATGCGGGCAGAGGGCGTTCCCTTTGATCCCAATCTGCACAATGCGGTCATGCGCGAGCAAACCGATGCCTATGAAGAAGGGATCGTCATGGAAGAACTGATGCGGGGTTACCAACTGGGTGAGCGGGTTCTGCGCCATGCCATGGTGAAAGTTGCTGCTGCTCCTGACCCCGTGATACCCTCAGATGAAAACTCTGAAGCCCAAGGGGAGCAAGAATAG
- a CDS encoding tetratricopeptide repeat protein, which produces MNQLLGGRYQFIRVLKSNAVGQTYLAEDTQGEQPLPCIVKRLQIASRNPRTQRFVSVLLKKKAETLSNFTCSQVPKILDFFEEAAGFYIIEEYIEGRPLSDLFAQGRPWDEGSVIQLLHDILNIVATVHSWGVIHRCIEPAHLIRRESDQQWVLIGFGIFHEISTQVMRSQTPPSSPLLGEASTYRPTEQTQGQLQFSSDIYAVGMIGIQAITGLSSLDLMKLRDSSTATNGSKSPQILWRDQGNLSDELAEILDRMVCPAVHQRYQLVSDVLNDLQRLRRQETAPGASASLGDEAAERPRTSIASMNWMRPLGLGIIAILGVAALMYSQIPQRWLAQRSLQRATNYQQSGATDKALAQYEQAITLQPSGQAFYDRGMLHQSMGNTQAALEDLSQAIQLSPDNSNFHYQRGNIRFGLGDSEGAIADYTEAIQKDPNMSNAYVNRGSVRADLGDDQGAIADYTAALQVDPNQSAAYLNRCLSRSNIGEHQSAIADCSQAIRLQPNSVLAYQNRGLVRRRIGDIRGAIEDFNIAIRLDPLDADPYYNRGLARYELGDRMGAIADYTEAIQRNPDHVFAYYDRAGIYAADNNLAAALDDFQQAAKLCLDAGRTRCYEDAQYQIRQLQARETSNPLPEQDTSSLDQD; this is translated from the coding sequence ATGAACCAACTTTTGGGTGGACGCTACCAATTTATTAGGGTTCTAAAATCGAATGCGGTTGGGCAAACCTACCTGGCTGAAGATACCCAGGGTGAACAGCCATTGCCCTGTATCGTAAAGCGATTGCAAATTGCGAGTCGGAACCCTCGAACACAACGCTTTGTATCAGTGCTGCTGAAAAAAAAGGCAGAGACGCTGAGCAACTTCACCTGCTCCCAAGTCCCCAAAATTTTAGATTTCTTTGAAGAAGCCGCTGGCTTTTACATCATCGAAGAATATATTGAGGGACGTCCCCTCAGTGACCTATTTGCCCAGGGGCGTCCTTGGGACGAGGGATCGGTCATCCAGCTTTTACATGACATTTTAAATATTGTGGCGACGGTTCATAGCTGGGGCGTGATCCATCGCTGCATTGAGCCAGCCCACCTAATTCGCCGAGAGTCTGACCAGCAGTGGGTCTTGATCGGCTTTGGCATCTTCCATGAAATTAGTACGCAGGTCATGCGATCGCAAACGCCTCCCTCGTCTCCACTGCTGGGAGAGGCATCGACTTACCGTCCTACGGAGCAAACCCAAGGCCAACTTCAGTTTAGTAGCGACATCTATGCCGTGGGCATGATCGGCATTCAGGCGATTACGGGACTATCGAGCCTAGATCTCATGAAGCTGCGAGACTCGTCCACAGCTACCAATGGATCCAAGTCTCCTCAGATCCTCTGGCGTGACCAGGGCAACCTGTCCGATGAACTGGCCGAGATTCTCGATCGCATGGTCTGTCCGGCGGTGCATCAACGCTACCAGCTTGTGTCTGATGTTTTAAATGACCTGCAGCGGCTACGTCGTCAGGAGACGGCCCCTGGAGCCAGCGCCAGCCTGGGCGACGAGGCAGCGGAGCGCCCCCGTACCTCGATCGCTTCCATGAACTGGATGCGTCCTCTAGGTCTGGGGATCATTGCTATTCTTGGGGTTGCCGCCCTCATGTATAGTCAGATTCCCCAGCGGTGGTTGGCTCAGCGATCGCTGCAGCGGGCTACAAACTATCAGCAATCGGGAGCCACCGACAAGGCGCTGGCGCAGTATGAGCAGGCCATTACTCTCCAGCCCAGCGGTCAAGCATTTTATGACCGCGGTATGCTCCATCAGAGCATGGGAAATACTCAGGCGGCCCTAGAAGACCTTAGCCAGGCAATCCAGTTAAGCCCTGACAACAGCAATTTCCATTACCAACGGGGCAATATTCGGTTTGGGCTGGGCGATAGCGAAGGGGCAATCGCCGACTACACCGAAGCCATTCAGAAAGATCCCAATATGAGCAATGCCTATGTCAATCGGGGCAGCGTGCGTGCTGATCTAGGCGATGACCAAGGCGCGATCGCTGACTATACGGCAGCGCTACAGGTTGATCCCAACCAATCCGCCGCCTACTTAAACCGTTGCCTATCACGCTCAAATATTGGAGAACATCAGTCAGCGATCGCCGACTGTAGCCAGGCCATTCGCCTCCAGCCTAATTCTGTTTTGGCGTATCAAAATCGTGGACTCGTACGGCGGCGGATTGGAGATATTCGGGGCGCGATCGAAGATTTCAACATCGCCATTCGTCTTGATCCCCTAGATGCTGACCCATACTATAACCGGGGATTAGCAAGGTACGAATTGGGCGATCGAATGGGGGCGATCGCCGACTATACCGAAGCAATTCAGCGCAATCCTGATCATGTTTTTGCCTACTATGATCGGGCTGGCATCTATGCCGCAGACAATAATCTGGCGGCAGCGCTCGATGACTTTCAGCAGGCGGCAAAATTGTGTTTAGATGCTGGGCGAACTCGCTGTTACGAGGATGCTCAGTATCAAATCAGACAGCTCCAGGCGCGGGAGACTAGCAATCCACTCCCCGAGCAAGACACCAGCAGTCTAGATCAGGACTAG
- a CDS encoding ATP-dependent DNA helicase RecQ, with amino-acid sequence MHSVYSNQPSTANLELRSRLRAALRKVWGYDDFRSPQADIIESLLTGHDTLIIMPTGGGKSICFQLPALIRPGLTLVISPLIALMENQVQDLRRRKQPAAVLHSQLPRSHQAQTLRELESGRLRLLYLSPETLLSEKVWSRLCQPTLPIHALVVDEAHCLAQWGETFRPAYQRLGAVRSSLLRHKPPGSHMAIAAFTATADPLTQQAIEQGLGLKHPNAFRLSPYRANLHLSVHIAWTPRGRRQRLLQFIQAHPDQAGLVYVRSRQEGEELADWLRQQGYATAAYHAGVPASDRRAIEAAWLSGSLPFVVSTSAFGMGIDKGNVRWIAHFHPPALLSEYVQEIGRAGRDGQDSEALMLVSEPTAWLDPGDRQRQRGFEQQLHQQERAAQSLIRQIPSAGTVRSVEQSSTDAAMALALLHRQGKLVWPDPFHYRLQATQPTPVHLPQASKKMRQYLYTDQCRWHFLLQAFGATEGQVARCGHCDRCDRQS; translated from the coding sequence ATGCATTCTGTTTATTCAAACCAACCCAGCACTGCCAATCTAGAGCTGCGATCGCGCCTAAGAGCAGCTCTCCGCAAAGTTTGGGGCTATGACGACTTTCGTTCACCCCAAGCCGACATTATTGAAAGCCTCTTGACGGGGCACGACACGCTGATCATCATGCCGACCGGGGGTGGCAAGTCCATCTGCTTTCAGTTGCCCGCCCTCATTCGACCAGGGTTGACCCTGGTAATCTCGCCGCTGATTGCCCTGATGGAAAATCAGGTACAGGACTTGCGTCGCCGCAAGCAACCCGCCGCCGTCCTCCATAGCCAACTGCCGCGATCGCACCAAGCGCAGACGCTGCGGGAGCTGGAGAGCGGTCGCCTGCGCTTGCTGTACCTATCGCCCGAAACATTGCTCAGCGAGAAAGTCTGGTCGCGGCTCTGCCAGCCCACGCTGCCTATCCATGCCTTGGTCGTCGATGAAGCCCATTGCCTAGCCCAGTGGGGAGAAACCTTCCGCCCGGCCTATCAGCGGCTGGGAGCCGTACGTTCCAGCCTCTTGCGCCATAAACCTCCCGGCTCCCATATGGCGATCGCTGCCTTTACCGCCACCGCCGACCCGCTCACCCAGCAGGCCATTGAGCAAGGGCTGGGTCTCAAGCACCCCAACGCCTTTCGCCTCAGCCCCTACCGCGCCAATTTACATCTCTCCGTCCATATTGCCTGGACGCCTCGGGGTCGCCGTCAGCGCTTGCTGCAGTTCATCCAAGCCCACCCCGATCAAGCCGGTCTGGTCTATGTGCGATCGCGCCAGGAGGGCGAAGAGCTAGCCGACTGGCTGCGACAGCAAGGCTATGCCACCGCCGCCTACCATGCTGGCGTACCGGCCAGCGATCGCCGCGCCATTGAAGCCGCTTGGCTATCCGGCAGCCTGCCCTTCGTTGTCTCCACATCCGCCTTTGGCATGGGCATCGACAAGGGCAACGTGCGCTGGATTGCCCACTTCCATCCCCCAGCTCTGCTCTCAGAATATGTGCAGGAAATTGGCCGAGCTGGGCGCGATGGGCAAGACTCCGAGGCGCTGATGTTGGTGAGTGAACCCACCGCCTGGCTGGATCCAGGCGATCGCCAGCGACAGCGCGGCTTCGAGCAGCAACTTCACCAGCAGGAGCGCGCCGCCCAGAGTTTAATCCGCCAAATTCCATCCGCAGGAACGGTGCGATCCGTAGAACAGTCGTCCACCGATGCCGCCATGGCCCTGGCTTTACTGCATCGTCAAGGCAAGCTCGTCTGGCCCGATCCCTTCCACTACCGCCTTCAGGCCACTCAGCCCACGCCGGTGCATTTGCCCCAAGCCAGCAAGAAGATGCGTCAGTATCTTTACACAGACCAGTGCCGCTGGCACTTCCTGCTCCAGGCCTTTGGCGCAACTGAAGGGCAAGTAGCTCGGTGTGGCCATTGCGATCGCTGCGATCGCCAGTCTTAA
- a CDS encoding RNA polymerase sigma factor SigF, translating into MTATQSSLRSRSMELLMAYQHNPSVVIRNKLVRLNAGLVRKIAHRVSHQCSEPYEDLEQIGYIGLIRAVERFDPTQGCAFSSFAVPYIRGEMLHFLRDRGSAVKVPRRLQDMQKEGQRVRLTLTKILGHEPTDAQVANALGVSLYEWREIKIAAKNRLPLSLDAMVCQQMDAQITLGDTLPDTHYQTLQRLEEDRQQLQGALNQLEEKTRAAIEFVFFNDLSRKEVAERIGVSPMTVTRRIQRGLEQMVALLQPQVLQTDP; encoded by the coding sequence ATGACAGCTACTCAATCTTCTCTTCGCTCCCGCAGCATGGAATTGTTGATGGCATATCAGCACAACCCATCCGTTGTGATTCGCAATAAACTTGTGCGGCTGAATGCTGGCTTAGTCCGTAAAATTGCCCATCGGGTAAGCCATCAATGCTCTGAACCCTACGAAGACCTAGAACAAATTGGCTATATCGGTCTCATTCGCGCCGTTGAGCGCTTTGACCCCACCCAAGGTTGTGCCTTTAGCTCCTTTGCAGTGCCCTATATTCGGGGCGAGATGCTGCACTTCCTTCGCGATCGCGGCAGTGCGGTCAAAGTGCCCCGCCGCCTTCAAGATATGCAGAAAGAAGGGCAGCGCGTGCGGTTGACCCTCACCAAAATTTTGGGTCATGAACCCACCGATGCTCAAGTCGCCAATGCGCTCGGCGTTTCTCTTTACGAATGGCGGGAAATTAAGATCGCGGCGAAGAACCGGCTGCCCCTCAGCCTTGATGCCATGGTTTGCCAGCAAATGGATGCGCAGATCACCCTGGGAGATACCCTGCCCGATACCCACTACCAAACCCTGCAGCGCCTAGAGGAAGATCGGCAGCAACTCCAGGGAGCCCTCAACCAGCTTGAAGAAAAAACCCGCGCGGCCATTGAGTTTGTCTTCTTCAACGATTTGTCCCGTAAAGAAGTAGCTGAGCGCATTGGCGTCAGCCCGATGACGGTGACTCGCCGCATCCAGCGGGGTCTTGAGCAAATGGTAGCGCTGCTCCAGCCCCAAGTGCTGCAAACCGATCCCTAG
- the coaD gene encoding pantetheine-phosphate adenylyltransferase yields the protein MIAIYPGSFDPITLGHLDIIERGCQLFERVIVVVLKNPSKTPLFSVQMRLEQIRRATRHLNNVEVDSFDGLTVTYARMRSAGVLLRGLRVLSDFEKELQMAHTNKTLSDEIETVFLATSNEYSFLSSSLVKEIARFEGPIDHLVPQTVALDIRRCYDKTPNSSARIAMPPTQQADTPSMEAAPSPPPHG from the coding sequence GTGATTGCAATTTACCCAGGCAGCTTTGACCCCATCACCCTCGGGCACCTCGACATTATCGAGCGCGGATGTCAGCTTTTCGAGCGCGTGATTGTGGTGGTCTTAAAAAACCCAAGCAAAACCCCGCTATTCAGTGTTCAGATGCGATTAGAGCAAATCCGTCGTGCTACCCGACATCTCAATAATGTCGAAGTAGATAGTTTTGATGGATTAACGGTCACATATGCCAGAATGCGAAGTGCTGGGGTGCTGCTTCGAGGCCTACGGGTTCTTTCGGATTTTGAAAAAGAACTGCAGATGGCTCATACCAACAAAACCCTCTCTGATGAGATTGAGACGGTTTTTCTCGCAACCTCGAATGAGTATAGTTTCTTAAGCAGTAGCCTTGTGAAAGAAATTGCTCGCTTCGAGGGGCCGATTGATCATCTTGTCCCTCAAACTGTTGCTCTGGATATTCGCAGATGTTACGACAAGACTCCGAATTCGTCAGCACGGATCGCCATGCCTCCAACCCAGCAGGCGGACACGCCCTCAATGGAGGCGGCCCCGTCGCCCCCCCCGCACGGATAG
- a CDS encoding rhomboid family intramembrane serine protease: MTPTHIVTWTVCLSLLSLLLRSVWLSQGRDRGWIAVCVGILLAIVATYRLAPAWVGWVAGGLWLIWVAIPLVGMKQVMTWVAQERFQTARPLAHLLGWLHPADGWPDVASVLHALTLAQRGQEEEAATLIRQHSASRHALASIAPALLYSSHSRWQRLRQWLSQIPTAALHQSPWLMLYSLRSQGETQDVLTLVNEFERLQPCLERYGSPSQINHARLLVLAFTGQVEAVQALFQRGLVQDSANGQAFWRATAQFAAGHDAIAQDTLKAIASPSPALAHAVCWRLAHPPAIGLPVAAANSALLQQMMLDLQHEHDYGLRLTPAHRASPMTAMLIALNLLAFGLEIWAGGSQNLSVLYRLGALVPQDVMAGAWWRLLSAMFLHYGWMHLAMNMLGLMILGAFVEARLGLWRYGIAYVLTGAGSMGCVTLVAWLNDTPPQIAVGASGAIMGLIGMIAAMLLYGWHYEKSRLAGKRLRLVLAVIGLQVAFDLSTPGISVIGHFSGLVLGFCLGLILGRSPQVQAPPTPYVP; this comes from the coding sequence ATGACTCCAACCCATATCGTAACCTGGACAGTTTGTCTTTCCCTCCTTTCCTTGCTCCTGCGCTCGGTGTGGCTTTCCCAAGGGCGCGATCGCGGTTGGATCGCGGTATGTGTGGGCATTCTGTTGGCCATTGTGGCGACGTATAGGCTGGCTCCAGCCTGGGTGGGCTGGGTGGCTGGCGGTTTATGGTTGATATGGGTTGCCATTCCCCTTGTGGGCATGAAACAGGTGATGACCTGGGTGGCCCAAGAGCGGTTTCAGACGGCTCGTCCCTTAGCCCATCTTTTAGGCTGGCTTCATCCAGCAGACGGCTGGCCTGATGTGGCCTCCGTTCTCCATGCCCTGACCCTAGCTCAGCGGGGACAGGAGGAAGAAGCGGCAACGCTCATTCGCCAGCATTCTGCCTCGCGCCATGCCCTGGCCTCCATCGCCCCTGCCTTGCTCTATAGCAGTCATAGCCGCTGGCAGCGGTTACGCCAGTGGCTGTCCCAAATTCCGACGGCAGCTCTGCATCAAAGTCCTTGGCTCATGCTCTACAGCTTGCGATCCCAAGGTGAAACCCAGGATGTGCTCACCTTGGTGAATGAGTTTGAGCGGCTGCAGCCCTGCTTAGAGCGCTATGGTAGTCCATCTCAGATTAACCACGCCCGGCTCTTGGTTTTGGCGTTTACAGGACAGGTTGAGGCTGTGCAGGCTCTTTTTCAACGCGGGCTGGTGCAGGATTCAGCCAACGGGCAAGCCTTTTGGCGGGCCACGGCTCAGTTTGCTGCTGGCCATGATGCGATCGCCCAAGACACCCTCAAAGCGATCGCCTCCCCGTCTCCGGCCTTGGCCCATGCCGTTTGCTGGCGCTTGGCCCATCCGCCTGCCATTGGGTTGCCGGTCGCTGCCGCCAATTCCGCGCTGCTGCAGCAGATGATGCTTGATCTACAGCATGAGCATGATTATGGTCTGCGCCTCACCCCTGCCCATCGGGCTAGTCCCATGACCGCTATGTTGATTGCCCTGAATCTGCTGGCCTTTGGCCTAGAAATCTGGGCGGGGGGTAGCCAGAACCTAAGTGTGCTCTATCGCCTAGGAGCCCTGGTGCCTCAAGATGTGATGGCAGGAGCTTGGTGGCGGCTGCTGAGCGCCATGTTTCTCCACTATGGCTGGATGCATCTAGCGATGAATATGCTGGGGCTGATGATTCTTGGCGCGTTTGTAGAAGCTCGGCTGGGCCTCTGGCGTTATGGCATAGCCTATGTGCTGACGGGAGCTGGCTCCATGGGCTGTGTCACTCTGGTGGCTTGGTTAAACGATACGCCACCTCAAATTGCCGTAGGGGCATCGGGGGCGATCATGGGCCTGATTGGCATGATCGCTGCCATGCTGCTCTACGGCTGGCATTATGAAAAGTCTCGCTTGGCCGGCAAGCGCCTGCGCTTGGTTCTAGCGGTGATTGGCCTACAGGTTGCCTTTGATCTCAGTACGCCGGGTATTAGCGTGATAGGACATTTTTCGGGCTTGGTGCTGGGCTTTTGCCTGGGGCTCATCTTAGGGCGATCGCCCCAGGTGCAGGCTCCTCCAACGCCCTATGTGCCCTAG
- a CDS encoding adenylate/guanylate cyclase domain-containing protein has protein sequence MTDKPDILIVDDQPDNLRLLSNILSQQGYKVRKALNGALAIAAVEAALPDVILLDITMPDMSGYEVCQHLKASVSTQSIPIIFLSALDDATDKVKAFQVGGADYITKPFQTEEVVARLALQITLQQQRLRLQDEINHHQQTVEILRQSRAMLSSVLNSSIDGVAAFQAVRDDQGDIIDFQWVVANPVAASWVGKSRDALIGQSALDELPNVNTHELFDWFVEVVETGRSLDREFCHHRQGHPAWFQLVATKLGDGFSLTFRDITPIKTMVAQLESTNHELELRNQQLQERIDVCDIILSERLEAESALRQVEERYRSIFEHSIEGIYQLAPNRHYLGVNPAFAQILGYDSPEDFMESVISPEQLYVQPKRQAELSAYMQRYDSVPDFESQVYRRDRSVIWVSENIWAVRDTEGVLRYYEGMITNVTDRKEAERELRVQRLRSERLLLNILPQRIAERLKRSPRTIADSFTDVTVLFADLVNFTQLASRISPQELVDLLNQIFSTFDSLVEKYGLEKVKTVGDEYMAVSGMPSPRPDHAGAIAELALDMQEAIRQFKTPDGDPFQLRIGMNTGPVVAGVIGTKKFSYDLWGDTVNVASRMESRGEPGRIQVTPKTYEFIKHQYVFESRGEIFIKGIGQMPTYWLIGRRSPDMLEQLLEK, from the coding sequence ATGACTGACAAGCCTGACATCCTCATTGTGGATGACCAACCGGATAACCTACGGTTACTCTCCAATATTCTAAGCCAGCAGGGTTACAAGGTTCGGAAGGCTCTGAACGGAGCTTTGGCGATCGCAGCGGTTGAGGCAGCCCTACCGGATGTCATCTTGCTGGACATCACCATGCCAGATATGTCGGGGTATGAGGTGTGTCAACACCTCAAAGCATCTGTGAGCACACAATCTATCCCGATCATTTTTCTCAGCGCTCTAGATGACGCTACAGATAAGGTGAAAGCCTTCCAGGTCGGTGGGGCAGACTATATCACCAAACCCTTTCAAACTGAAGAGGTGGTGGCTCGCCTAGCGCTCCAGATAACGCTCCAGCAGCAGCGACTGCGACTGCAAGACGAAATTAACCACCATCAACAAACCGTAGAAATCCTGCGCCAGTCGCGGGCCATGCTGTCTAGCGTGCTGAATAGCTCCATTGATGGCGTCGCGGCCTTTCAGGCCGTGCGAGACGATCAGGGCGATATCATTGATTTTCAGTGGGTGGTGGCCAACCCAGTTGCCGCGTCTTGGGTCGGTAAATCCCGAGACGCCTTGATTGGACAATCAGCCCTGGACGAACTTCCCAACGTCAATACCCATGAGCTCTTCGACTGGTTTGTAGAAGTTGTGGAAACCGGGCGATCGCTCGATCGAGAATTTTGCCACCATCGCCAAGGGCACCCGGCTTGGTTCCAGCTTGTGGCTACGAAACTCGGTGACGGCTTTTCCCTCACCTTCCGTGACATCACCCCGATCAAAACCATGGTGGCCCAGCTAGAGTCCACCAACCATGAGCTGGAGCTCCGTAATCAACAGCTTCAAGAGCGCATTGATGTTTGCGATATCATTCTGTCTGAACGGCTGGAGGCCGAGTCGGCCCTGCGCCAGGTAGAAGAACGATACCGCAGCATTTTTGAACATTCCATTGAAGGGATTTATCAACTAGCACCCAATCGCCACTATCTAGGCGTCAATCCTGCCTTCGCCCAGATTTTGGGCTACGACTCGCCGGAAGACTTTATGGAGTCGGTCATCTCGCCCGAACAGCTTTACGTTCAACCCAAGCGCCAGGCTGAACTATCTGCCTATATGCAGCGCTACGACTCGGTGCCAGATTTCGAGTCCCAGGTTTATCGCCGCGATCGCTCCGTGATTTGGGTATCCGAAAATATCTGGGCCGTGCGCGATACGGAAGGGGTGCTGCGCTACTACGAAGGCATGATTACCAACGTGACCGATCGCAAAGAGGCTGAGCGAGAACTGCGGGTGCAGCGGCTGCGGAGTGAACGCTTGCTGCTGAATATTTTGCCTCAGCGCATTGCCGAACGATTGAAGCGTAGCCCCCGCACGATCGCCGATAGTTTTACAGATGTAACTGTTTTATTTGCCGACCTAGTTAATTTCACGCAGTTGGCCAGCCGCATTTCCCCGCAAGAGTTGGTGGATTTGCTCAACCAAATTTTTTCGACCTTCGACAGTCTTGTGGAAAAATACGGACTGGAAAAGGTGAAAACCGTGGGGGATGAGTATATGGCAGTTTCCGGTATGCCCAGTCCCCGCCCCGACCATGCCGGAGCGATCGCTGAATTGGCCCTCGATATGCAGGAGGCCATCCGTCAGTTTAAGACCCCGGATGGCGATCCCTTCCAACTGCGGATTGGCATGAACACTGGCCCTGTGGTGGCAGGGGTGATCGGCACCAAGAAATTTAGCTATGACCTATGGGGCGATACCGTCAACGTGGCGTCTCGCATGGAGTCTCGGGGCGAACCGGGTCGCATCCAAGTCACGCCCAAAACCTACGAGTTCATCAAGCATCAATATGTCTTTGAAAGTCGGGGGGAAATTTTTATCAAGGGTATTGGTCAAATGCCCACCTATTGGCTGATCGGACGGCGATCGCCCGATATGCTGGAGCAGCTTCTAGAAAAATAG
- a CDS encoding WecB/TagA/CpsF family glycosyltransferase, with protein MIPQPFTIFDLPLHLLDNYTDWLIAQIQQQQGVHVVTLNAEMSMQADTNPDLANVIQQAELVIPDGAGVVLYLRLRGKRVQRCPGIELAESLIRRSPAVEGEGKAASLFFYGGSPGVAQQAADQWQSQLPSLAIAGVQHGYLSADEYQDLCATLAAKQPAIILVGLGVPRQEFWIHEHRHLCPQSIWIGVGGSFDIWAGTKTRAPQWLRDNHLEWTYRLYQEPWRWRRMLALPKFAWRALWHG; from the coding sequence GTGATCCCGCAACCTTTTACGATTTTTGATCTGCCGCTCCATTTGCTTGATAATTACACCGATTGGCTGATAGCTCAAATCCAGCAGCAGCAAGGGGTACATGTGGTCACCCTCAATGCTGAGATGTCGATGCAGGCTGATACCAATCCTGATCTCGCTAACGTGATTCAGCAGGCAGAACTGGTGATTCCTGATGGAGCTGGCGTGGTGCTCTACCTACGGCTGCGGGGCAAGCGAGTGCAGCGCTGTCCTGGTATTGAATTAGCTGAATCCCTCATTCGGCGATCGCCCGCTGTTGAGGGAGAAGGTAAGGCCGCCTCTCTATTCTTTTACGGTGGTTCACCGGGGGTGGCGCAACAGGCCGCCGATCAATGGCAAAGCCAACTGCCCTCCTTGGCGATCGCTGGAGTGCAGCATGGCTACCTGAGTGCTGATGAATATCAGGACTTGTGTGCAACCCTGGCAGCGAAGCAACCGGCGATTATTTTGGTAGGACTGGGCGTGCCTCGGCAGGAATTTTGGATCCATGAGCATCGCCATCTCTGCCCCCAGTCCATCTGGATCGGCGTGGGCGGTAGTTTTGACATCTGGGCGGGAACGAAAACCCGTGCTCCCCAGTGGCTGCGCGACAATCACCTGGAATGGACTTATCGGCTCTATCAAGAACCTTGGCGCTGGCGGCGCATGTTGGCCTTACCAAAATTTGCCTGGCGAGCCCTGTGGCATGGCTAG